The DNA sequence GCGTGGTGATGGGGCGAATAGTGCCGGATCACATGTTTACCCGCAGGGCTACAATCCACATGGACCACGAAATGCAGCCACATCACGTCGCGTTTGCTTTTTGGCTTACCGTACTCATGCGACGCAGGGCCGCGCAGAGTTAGCTGCGATTAAGCGTTTGCTGGAGAAAGGCCTAGCTGCAGGAGCCCGAACTTGGGTTGGAAATGGTTGAAATGTCTGTTTCAGTCAGACCGGTGACAGTTACGCAAATGAGATTGTTGTCGCCACCTCCGCTTGTGGAAAAACTACGCCCTTCAACAATGACAGTGCTACCAGAATTGGTAAGCGCAAAAGTGCCATGGACAGTCTGGAATTCATCGTTTGAATTGATGGTGTAGCCGAGGTCTTGAAATATGATGCTCTTTCCCGTAAAGTCCCCAGTTATATTGCCATCTGCAGGTTTACCACCTCCCAAAATTTCTGGTGTCTGTAGCCATTTTTGTGCAGATGATGCAATGTTGATAGCAGTGAACGTTAACGCATCTGCGTTAGCTTTTTTCTGGTTTTCGCTGAAGGCCTGAACGCCGACCATAACAGCGAGGCCGACAATTACGATGCCGGCTACGAGGAGTAGTAATTGTTGTTGTCCCATTCCAACTCATTAATTTGATAGCGCGATGCAAGCAGAATGATTGTCTGAGATGTGAGCGTCGGAAAATACATCGGCTGCCAATTTTCCTGTGCAGGAATTTGCTATCTATAACGCGTAGTTTTGACCCATTGCATAGGGTAGATTTGACTACAAGCGTGTCCGTTTTGAATATGTTTGCTTTCGTTTTTCGCCTCATCTGGTCTTGATGTATATTCAGCAGTTGAGGTACTCATTTCTTTCTCTCATCACCGTTTCTGCACAATCAGGTAAATAGCAAGATCGATGAACGATAAGCAGGTCCCACCCGAGCCCGGAAGGCTAGCCATTGTGATTATCCATGGTATTGGCAATCAGCAGCCCCTGGACACGATGTTTCCCTTTGTAAACAACTTGATAGAAGAGCCAGCGAGGCCAGGTGAGCCTAAGTACTGGAGTAAACCCGATCGTATTTCGGATACCTTCGAACTGCGAAGAATGACTGCAAGAAAAGGGCAGGGTAGACCAACAACTGACTTTTATGAATACTATTGGGCACACCGCATACCAGGTGCAACGCTAAAACAAATCTGGACCTGGTTTCGCAGGGTTGTATTTGTTAATCCAAAAAATCTAATCCCAAAGATTCGGAAATACCAGGTAATATCCCTGGCCTTTTTGATGCTGGTAGTGATAGGATACATCAGTATTTCAGTACCGGTTATATCAAAATGGCTAGCTCCAGGACTAGATTCAATTGCGGCAAAAGTTGTGGCTGGCATATTCTATACCGTAGTCGTTCGGCTTGTTTTACAGGCAGGGCATACCGTCTTAACGCAATATGTTGGGGATGCTGCGCGCTACCTCCATCCCGATCCGGAGAACATTCAGATTCGTCAAGCAATACGCGCAAACGGTGTTAGGCTACTGAAAAAGTTACATGAAGTAGATCATAAAGGTAAGCAGAAATATTCCCGAATTGTGGTTGTTGGACACAGTCTTGGCAGTGTCATTGCATACGATATCGTAAATATTCTGTGGAATGGGTACAACAAAGAAATGGAGTCGGGTCCTGAGAGCCTGCTTCATGCACTGCATGACTGTGCGCTGAAATTAAAGGATGATCCAACACCTCGACACTGCGATGAATACCAGAGCATGCAACGATTGTATTGGAAGGAGAGATATGATGCGCTCAGGGATGCCGGCCAGTCAGCCTGGCTAATTAGTGATCTGGTAACGCTCGGTAGCCCACTAACGCATGCAGAAGTATTGCTAAAAACTAAAGACAGCAGCCTGAGCAAGCGGATTCGGCATCGCGAGCTACCCACGTGTCCGCCTGAAATGGAACAGGATCGATGGGACAATGAGACCAGGTTTGCATACCGTAAACACGGAAGGAGTGGTCCAACCAATACGTTTGTACCGCATCACGCTGCAGTGTTTAGCTGCACCCGATGGACAAATATGTTCTTTGCCGGAGATGCTGTTGGGGACCGTTTGGCTGAAGTATTTGGTTTTGGAATCAAAGATATCGAGCTTTCAACTTCAAATGCGAAAAAGCATAAATGGCCAACGAGTCACACTGTCTATTGGAAGAATGTAAAAGGGTCAGACAGCCATCTTGGTCCTTTACGTCAACTCCTTGGGTTCAAAAATTATCAGAGTATGACAAAGCGTAAATATGCCCTGGCCCAAAATTGCGAAAAGGCTTTATGGCTTGATTCTTATCAACCAGAACTGAAGGCCCCTAATTCGGAAGCAGACTTGCTGCTTTTCGAGCAAGGAAATGCAGTCGATGAAGCAGCTCAGTTGGCATACGAGGGTGGAAATGAGATTGATGGTTCGTTCTGGGAAGCAACGCTAAATACAGAGGCTGCATTGGAGGCCGGCTTTAAACTGCTGTATCAGGCAGCTTTTGAGCACGAGGAGCTAAAAATCAGACCTGATATCATTGAAATACGAGATGATGGCGCATTTGTGTTGAGAGAGGTGAAAATGAGCACCTCATTCGACAGAAATAAAACCAGAATACTACAGGATATCGCTTTTCAATTGTATGTTTTGCAGTGTAAAGGATTCCGGGTTGCAGAAGCAAAGGCGGTCTTGATAAATAAATCATACGTTTCTGGGATCGACGAGCCTAGGTTTACAGAAACTGATGTGACCGCGGATGCGCAGCAAATCGCTGATCAAATTGAAAGTGACAGGAAAAGATTCAAGAATGTACTCGACTTGAAGAAGGCACCAGCAGTAGCCATTGGTTCACAATGCAGCCGGTGTGGGTTTAAACCTTTTTGCTGGAAAGACATTCCGGATGGATCTATTTATCAGATACCACGCCTGAGTGCAAAGAACAAAGATGTACTTGTTTCCAGAAATGTACTGTTAGCAAAAGATGTCCCGGAAGACGTCAAGATCTCCGATAAGCAACGCGCATATGTCAATCTGCAGCGTTCAGGCAAAAGTGCAACGGACAAAGCCGCTATTCGAGACATATTGGCAGGCCTGGAAAAGCCTTACTATTTCCTGGATTTTGAGACCTTTTCTACACCGTTGCCCGTTTGGCCGAACACCCGTCCACATAAAGATATTCCCTTCCAATACTCTTGCCACAAGCTTGATGAGGAAGAGCTCACACATGCTGAGTATTTGCACCGCTCTTTTGACGATCCGCGGGCACCTATTGTCGAAGGGTTGCTTGAGGTGCTTGGTAGCAAAGGGACAATCTTTGTCTATCAGCAAGTTATGGAAGAAGGGGTTTTGAGATCATTGATGGAGCAATTTCCGAAGTATCAGCCGCAGCTGGAGAATATCATTGCTCGGCTTTTTGATCAGCTACAAATTGTCAGAAAGCATGTCAGAGAGCCAATACTTTATGGATCTAACACGCTAAAGAATGTGAATGATAAACTGTTGGAATCTGTGAACTACAGTGAACTCGACGTGCGTGAAGGGCTACAGGCACGCGCGGCCTGGTACAATATGACAAGCTTGCCAGAAACTGAACGAGACGGTATTGCGCAAGCACTGCTAGCGTACTGTGAGCAGGATACCCTGGCTCAGGTCAAATTACACGAGTGGTTTATGAAAGCCTAAACCAAAAAGGCCCGCCGGCCATTTAGGGCCAGCGCGCCTTTTGCCATGGGTTATACAGCAACAATAATGGTTATGGGTTAGTGGAAGGCACCATCAATTGTTTGGCGAACTCAGCACCAATCAACTGGGTAAGGATGCCATCGCTTGAGCCGCTATTGGCGCCACCTGCGAAGTAGGTGGAGGGCAACTGGATTTTAGCCAGCTCCTTGGCTACCTGAACAGCAGTTTCTTTTTCAATCTGCGCGCGCTCCTGTGGCGTGAGGCCGGCGGAGACAAGCAGCTTGTTTTGATACGCTTCAGCATCAGCCAGTGTCTTCTGCGTCCGGGCCTGTACAACGGCCGTTTTTTCGGCCATTTCAGCGGCAGCCAGATTTTCGGATTCCACCAGCTTTCGCGTTTCCGCTGCAATAACCTGTTGAATCTGCTCTTTCTCCAGCTTTGCCCGCTCTTCAGCCTTGTTTGATTCACCTTCCTCGATGATGCGCTTTTTGCGTTCTACAGCAAGCTGCGCAGCTTCGATTTCTTTTTGGGTGTTGGCAACAATGTCTTTCAGGTCTTGTAACCTCGACAAAAAGACTTCTTCCCATTCCTGGTCGTCAGCATCTGCCTGTCGCACGTTCAAGCCATAGCGGCCAAGCCCTTCGTTGATGCGTACAGGCTCACCTTTTTCGTACTTGATTTCATAGCGAACAGACGACGTTTTTGCTCCCGAGGTGATGGTGCGCTGGGCACCTATGGAATCCACTTGCGGCATATCCGTGATTTCAATCAACTCGTATGTGCCGTTGCGCAGTTGGTCGAGAAACCACTTGTCGTAGTCTGAACTCCGGCCGGCAATGTATCCCTGGGCGCTCATCAGCTTGGCCGTATTTTTCTTCGCCGCACTAATGATTGGGACTACACGGCCATACACAAGGCCTTCTTCAGACTTGCTGTTGACTGCCAGGCTTTGAAAGGCATCAAGGTCATCCGGTGCTGTCGTAATGACAACCGTTGAACCGATGTAGCTGCTGATAAAGTCGTTAAACTCGTAATCGCCAGCAGCCAATACGTAGGTGTTTTCAGATTCTACGCGAGATCCACTTTCAAATCTCTTGTACTGCGAAGGCACAAGCTCTTTGACAATGATCTCATGGTCAATTTCAATCACCTTTGCAAAAAGCCTCGGCTTGACGCCGTTGGTATTTACATAGGTCTTTGTGCCACCCCATGGGTATTGCAGTACATAATCAGTAGATGCATCTGCCATAAAAAACAGGCCATTCATACCAAATATGGTAAAGATGCCGCCAAAGATGAGTGCGCCCCGCATGCGAGTTGAATCAAGGAAATTGAGTGTTGGCAGTTTCTCGAAGGGCAAAAAGAATCCTGCAATCCCTGCTACAAGCAGGATTGTACCAATGGTTGTAAACATAGCTACCTCCTTTTGTCTACAAATCTATGAGAAGTTAGCTGCTGAGCCGGCTCTTTAGATCAGCTAAAGATGTCCGTTTGTACGTACAAATTGTGGAATATGTTAGGGTGCTTTTTGCGATTTTTGTG is a window from the Bacteroidota bacterium genome containing:
- a CDS encoding DUF2779 domain-containing protein — its product is MNDKQVPPEPGRLAIVIIHGIGNQQPLDTMFPFVNNLIEEPARPGEPKYWSKPDRISDTFELRRMTARKGQGRPTTDFYEYYWAHRIPGATLKQIWTWFRRVVFVNPKNLIPKIRKYQVISLAFLMLVVIGYISISVPVISKWLAPGLDSIAAKVVAGIFYTVVVRLVLQAGHTVLTQYVGDAARYLHPDPENIQIRQAIRANGVRLLKKLHEVDHKGKQKYSRIVVVGHSLGSVIAYDIVNILWNGYNKEMESGPESLLHALHDCALKLKDDPTPRHCDEYQSMQRLYWKERYDALRDAGQSAWLISDLVTLGSPLTHAEVLLKTKDSSLSKRIRHRELPTCPPEMEQDRWDNETRFAYRKHGRSGPTNTFVPHHAAVFSCTRWTNMFFAGDAVGDRLAEVFGFGIKDIELSTSNAKKHKWPTSHTVYWKNVKGSDSHLGPLRQLLGFKNYQSMTKRKYALAQNCEKALWLDSYQPELKAPNSEADLLLFEQGNAVDEAAQLAYEGGNEIDGSFWEATLNTEAALEAGFKLLYQAAFEHEELKIRPDIIEIRDDGAFVLREVKMSTSFDRNKTRILQDIAFQLYVLQCKGFRVAEAKAVLINKSYVSGIDEPRFTETDVTADAQQIADQIESDRKRFKNVLDLKKAPAVAIGSQCSRCGFKPFCWKDIPDGSIYQIPRLSAKNKDVLVSRNVLLAKDVPEDVKISDKQRAYVNLQRSGKSATDKAAIRDILAGLEKPYYFLDFETFSTPLPVWPNTRPHKDIPFQYSCHKLDEEELTHAEYLHRSFDDPRAPIVEGLLEVLGSKGTIFVYQQVMEEGVLRSLMEQFPKYQPQLENIIARLFDQLQIVRKHVREPILYGSNTLKNVNDKLLESVNYSELDVREGLQARAAWYNMTSLPETERDGIAQALLAYCEQDTLAQVKLHEWFMKA